A single genomic interval of Scylla paramamosain isolate STU-SP2022 chromosome 4, ASM3559412v1, whole genome shotgun sequence harbors:
- the LOC135098973 gene encoding multivesicular body subunit 12B-like, with translation MMRDLYNALPLPDDRPITSVCVVEELSGCPPNYTAVSKTHDQDIDADLYKDGFFRRVTRYLCHSKVDGYMGYVVEHMAIVNDRDSRPTGYTIVEQTFDTSQKAFKKKQLCYKQVPQNMASQTITDIIILSRSKMAPEGFSLVGEMNGLCICVKCGPAPAPGLNKSGGQPASTALPYGMDPRRGVSAGGEGVGGGGGRMYPGLMPTRPAPDLPPVTGSPGPGRPQGPAPPLPPRVMRYPAPHTPSPTHHAMAHTDTSTLYGPGQSALFGVPFVLNKKYVKSGDSATANIPTFSKKSRQQIEDEFYYNFTLEQDIVQRPSTT, from the exons ATGATGCGTGATCTGTACAATGCCCTGCCACTGCCCGATGACAGACCAAttacatctgtgtgtgtggtggaggagcTGTCGGGATGTCCACCAAACTACACTGCT GTGTCCAAAACCCATGACCAAGACATAGATGCAGATCTGTACAAGGATGGCTTCTTCCGGCGGGTGACTCGATACCTCTGTCACAGCAAGGTGGATGGCTACATGGGCTATGTGGTGGAGCACATGGCCATTGTTAATGATCGTGACTCTCGCCCCACAGGATACACCATTGTGGAACAGACCTTTGACACCA GTCAGAAGGCATTCAAGAAGAAACAGCTGTGCTACAAGCAGGTGCCCCAAAACATGGCCTCACAAACCATTACTGACATCATCATCCTCAGCCGCTCCAAGATGGCTCCTGAAGGCTTCTCTCTGGTGGGAGAGATGAATGGCCTGTGTATCTGTGTCAAGTGTGGCCCGGCACCAGCCCCTGGCCTCAACAAGTCTGGGGGACAGCCGGCCTCTACAGCCCTTCCTTACGG GATGGATCCCAGGCGAGGAGTAAGTGCTGGAGGGGAAGGtgttggtgggggaggggggagaatgTATCCTGGTCTGATGCCAACTAGGCCTGCGCCGGATCTGCCTCCTGTCACTGGCAGTCCTGGACCCGGCCGGCCACAGGGTCCTGCTCCCCCACTACCTCCCCGTGTCATGAGGTacccagcccctcacacccctTCCCCCACACACCATGCCATGGCTCACACAGACACCAGCACCCTTTATGGGCCGGGACAGTCAG CTCTTTTTGGGGTACCATTTGTGCTCAACAAGAAGTATGTTAAGTCTGGTGATAGTGCCACTGCCAACATCCCAACCTTCAGCAAGAAAAGCAGACAACAGATAGAAGATGAG TTCTATTACAACTTCACTCTGGAGCAAGACATTGTGCAGCGACCTTCCACCACCTGA